Proteins encoded within one genomic window of Gammaproteobacteria bacterium:
- the ilvC gene encoding ketol-acid reductoisomerase, translating to MKVYYDKDCDLSIIRGKKVAVIGYGSQGHAHACNLKDSGVDVTVGLKPGSASRKKAEAHGIKVADVPAAVKAADLVMILTPDEFQAQLYANEIEPNIRKGATLAFAHGFAIHFESIRPRADLDVIMIAPKAPGHTVRTEYQAGRGIPDLVAVARDPSGKALATALSYASAIGGGRTGIIGTTFKDECETDLFGEQAVLCGGCVELVKAGFETLVEAGYPAEMAYFECLHELKLIVDLMYQGGIADMNYSISNNAEFGEYVTGPKVINEQSRKAMKEALANIQNGSYAKRFLAEGAGGYPEMTRARAANAKHPIETVGATLRAMMPWIAANRIVDKSRN from the coding sequence ATGAAGGTCTACTACGACAAGGACTGCGATCTTTCCATCATCCGCGGCAAGAAGGTCGCGGTGATCGGCTACGGCTCCCAGGGCCATGCCCATGCCTGCAACCTCAAGGACTCCGGCGTGGATGTGACGGTGGGGCTGAAGCCGGGTTCGGCTTCCCGCAAGAAGGCCGAGGCCCACGGCATCAAGGTCGCCGACGTGCCGGCCGCGGTGAAGGCCGCCGACCTGGTCATGATCCTGACGCCCGACGAATTCCAGGCGCAGCTCTACGCCAACGAGATCGAGCCCAACATCCGCAAGGGCGCCACGCTGGCCTTCGCCCACGGCTTCGCCATCCACTTCGAGAGCATCAGGCCCCGCGCCGATCTCGACGTCATCATGATTGCGCCCAAGGCGCCCGGCCATACCGTGCGCACCGAGTACCAGGCGGGCCGCGGCATCCCGGACCTCGTGGCCGTCGCCCGCGACCCCTCGGGCAAGGCGCTGGCGACCGCGCTGTCCTACGCCTCGGCCATCGGCGGTGGGCGCACCGGCATCATCGGCACCACCTTCAAGGACGAATGCGAGACCGACCTCTTCGGCGAGCAGGCCGTACTCTGCGGCGGTTGCGTGGAGCTGGTGAAGGCCGGTTTCGAGACCCTGGTGGAGGCCGGCTACCCGGCCGAGATGGCCTACTTCGAGTGCCTGCACGAACTGAAGCTGATCGTCGACCTGATGTACCAGGGCGGCATCGCCGACATGAACTACTCCATCTCGAACAACGCCGAGTTCGGCGAGTACGTCACCGGCCCGAAGGTCATCAACGAGCAGTCGCGCAAGGCCATGAAGGAAGCCCTGGCCAACATCCAGAACGGCTCCTACGCGAAGCGCTTCCTGGCCGAGGGTGCCGGCGGCTACCCGGAGATGACCCGGGCGCGGGCCGCCAATGCGAAGCACCCCATCGAGACGGTGGGCGCGACCCTGCGGGCGATGATGCCCTGGATCGCCGCCAACAGGATCGTCGACAAGAGCCGCAACTAG
- a CDS encoding HNH endonuclease, whose protein sequence is MTAACASALAPANQDWDPPARAGAPAPGGEVAAADFSQQVLRTDVAGMPLEWIDYREAVRLYCMEQVAYSCGSLLYRVHGGWSARSGDRSIVDVNSIVATVGRTPGIAGMRDSYVPPLNNKTLFRRDANLCLYCGERFMSRDLTRDHVTPLSKGGRDSWTNVVTACRRCNNHKGGRTPEGAGLQLIAVPFTPTYAEYIYLKGRRVMADQMEFLLAHIPRSSPLHARLSTSLKSGAGHGLRVFHD, encoded by the coding sequence ATGACCGCCGCCTGCGCGAGCGCCCTGGCTCCCGCGAACCAGGATTGGGACCCCCCTGCCAGGGCCGGAGCACCGGCCCCTGGCGGGGAGGTTGCGGCCGCGGACTTCTCCCAGCAGGTGCTGCGCACCGATGTCGCCGGCATGCCGCTGGAGTGGATCGACTACCGCGAGGCGGTGCGCCTCTACTGCATGGAGCAGGTCGCCTACAGCTGCGGGTCGCTGCTCTACCGTGTGCATGGCGGCTGGAGCGCCCGCAGCGGTGATCGCAGCATCGTCGACGTCAATTCCATCGTCGCCACCGTCGGTCGCACGCCCGGCATCGCCGGCATGCGCGACAGCTACGTGCCGCCGCTCAACAACAAGACGCTGTTCCGGCGCGATGCCAACCTCTGCCTGTACTGCGGCGAACGCTTCATGTCGCGCGACCTGACCCGCGACCATGTCACCCCGCTGAGCAAGGGCGGCCGCGACAGCTGGACCAATGTCGTCACCGCCTGCCGGCGCTGCAACAACCACAAGGGTGGCCGCACGCCCGAGGGGGCGGGCCTGCAGCTGATCGCCGTGCCCTTCACGCCCACCTATGCCGAGTACATCTACCTGAAGGGCCGGCGCGTGATGGCCGACCAGATGGAATTCCTGCTGGCGCACATTCCGCGTTCCAGCCCGCTGCATGCGCGCCTGAGCACGAGCCTGAAGTCCGGCGCCGGGCACGGCCTGCGCGTCTTCCACGACTGA
- a CDS encoding exodeoxyribonuclease IX, with amino-acid sequence MVYLIDASVFVFRAWYSIPADMLDPARNPVNALYGFSRFLGDFLEDLRPERVAVAFDGNREASCVRTAIYPAYKANREPAPAELKLQFARCRAVARALGLADCADTAFEADDLIAAMAARARAAGHRVTILSRDKDLAQVLQPGDVLWDYPSGRRIGYEDVPAVYGVRAEQIADFLALTGDAVDNIRGVRGIGPKTAAALLGHFASIDALYANLDAVGRLKIRAAPALPEKLRQHRGNVDVALQLTRVRYDAPVFDDADALLRRPPDLEGLGDLYDVAGFGESLRRQARRLAAG; translated from the coding sequence ATGGTCTATCTCATCGACGCCAGCGTGTTCGTCTTCCGGGCCTGGTATTCGATCCCGGCCGACATGCTCGACCCGGCGCGCAACCCGGTGAATGCGCTCTACGGCTTCAGCCGTTTCCTCGGCGATTTCCTCGAGGACCTGCGCCCCGAGCGCGTCGCGGTGGCCTTCGACGGGAACCGCGAGGCGAGCTGCGTGCGCACCGCCATCTATCCCGCCTACAAGGCCAACCGCGAGCCCGCGCCGGCGGAACTGAAGCTGCAGTTCGCGCGCTGCCGCGCGGTGGCGCGCGCGCTGGGGCTGGCCGACTGCGCCGACACCGCGTTCGAGGCCGATGACCTCATCGCCGCGATGGCGGCCCGCGCCCGCGCGGCCGGCCATCGTGTCACCATCCTCAGCCGCGACAAGGACCTCGCCCAGGTGCTGCAGCCGGGCGACGTGCTCTGGGACTATCCCTCCGGCCGGCGCATCGGCTACGAGGACGTGCCGGCGGTCTACGGCGTGCGCGCCGAGCAGATCGCCGATTTCCTCGCCCTCACCGGCGATGCGGTGGACAACATCCGCGGCGTGCGCGGCATCGGCCCGAAGACCGCCGCCGCGCTGCTCGGGCATTTCGCCAGCATCGATGCCCTCTACGCCAATCTCGATGCGGTGGGGCGCCTGAAGATCCGCGCGGCGCCCGCCTTGCCGGAGAAGCTGCGCCAGCATCGCGGCAATGTCGATGTGGCGCTGCAACTGACACGGGTCCGCTACGATGCGCCGGTGTTCGACGATGCCGATGCGCTGCTGCGCCGCCCGCCCGACCTCGAGGGCCTGGGCGATCTCTACGACGTCGCCGGCTTCGGCGAATCGCTGCGTCGCCAGGCCCGGCGCCTGGCCGCGGGCTGA
- a CDS encoding fructosamine kinase family protein, whose product MTSLSEPLLFALRSATGVTLVPGSVSSVGGGSIHACYRVAERSGRAWFLKLNEADCAPLFAAEAAGLAELAHAQALRVPAVIGHGVADDVAWLLLEYIELEQGHAAAATRLGERLALQHRRGADHHGWHRDNSIGTTPQRNGWQDDWLEFWRRERLGFQLHLAARHGHGAAFDGRDERLLAALPLLFAGHRPAPSLLHGDLWAGNWGMTRAGEPVIFDPAVYYGDRETDLAMSELFGGFPREFYVAYQHAWPLPPGYPVRRDVYNLYHVLNHLNLFGGAYLAQAIGLMDRVLAAVREHS is encoded by the coding sequence ATGACCAGCCTCAGCGAGCCGCTGCTCTTCGCCCTGCGCTCCGCCACCGGCGTGACGCTGGTGCCGGGCAGCGTCAGCAGCGTGGGCGGCGGCAGCATCCACGCCTGCTACCGGGTGGCGGAGCGAAGCGGCCGCGCCTGGTTCCTCAAGCTCAACGAAGCCGACTGTGCGCCGCTGTTCGCCGCCGAGGCGGCGGGGCTGGCGGAGCTGGCGCATGCTCAGGCGCTGCGCGTACCCGCGGTGATCGGCCATGGCGTCGCCGACGATGTCGCCTGGCTGCTGCTCGAGTACATCGAGCTCGAGCAGGGCCATGCCGCCGCGGCCACGCGCCTCGGCGAGCGGCTGGCGCTGCAGCACCGCCGCGGCGCGGACCATCATGGCTGGCATCGTGACAACAGCATCGGCACCACGCCCCAGCGCAACGGCTGGCAGGATGACTGGCTGGAGTTCTGGCGGCGCGAGCGGCTCGGCTTCCAGCTGCACCTCGCCGCGCGGCATGGCCACGGCGCGGCGTTCGATGGTCGCGACGAGCGCCTGCTGGCGGCATTGCCGTTGCTGTTCGCGGGCCATCGGCCGGCACCGTCCCTGCTGCACGGCGACCTCTGGGCCGGCAACTGGGGCATGACCCGGGCCGGGGAGCCGGTGATCTTCGATCCGGCCGTCTACTACGGCGACCGCGAGACCGACCTGGCGATGAGCGAACTCTTCGGCGGTTTCCCGCGGGAGTTTTATGTCGCTTACCAGCACGCCTGGCCCCTGCCACCGGGCTACCCTGTGCGCCGCGACGTTTACAATCTCTACCACGTCCTGAATCATCTGAACCTCTTCGGTGGCGCCTACCTGGCGCAAGCCATCGGCCTGATGGACCGGGTCCTGGCGGCCGTCCGGGAACACAGCTGA
- the acs gene encoding acetate--CoA ligase, with protein MTDRKSLDSILQERRVFPPGAEFTARARIKPADRERLVAEARADHEGFWGRIARETLGWHKPFSVTLEQAGAPNYRWFTDGEINASWNCLDAHLRERGDKTAIIFESEPGEVRRLSYRELAAEVCRLANALKASGIAAGDRVVIYMPMVPEAIIAMLACARIGAVHSVVFGGFSVRSLRDRIEDAGARLLITADGGHRAGKLVELKAAADEALAGACPSIEKLIVLRHAGCPVDMKPGRDVWWSDAVAGQAASCAPVFVPSEHPLFLLYTSGSTGRPKGIQHSTAGFLLGAKLTTLWAFDLRDDDVFWCTADIGWVTGHTYVAYGPLAAGATVVIYEGAPVHPDAGRFWSICQRHGVTIFYTAPTAIRALMKYGEEIPAKYDLSKIRLLGSVGEPINPEAWIWYHRNIGRERCPVVDTWWQTETGATLIAPLPGAVAAKPGSCTLPLPGIEAAVVDDDGNEIDDPNRGGHLVIRKPWPFMLRTIWGDNERYLATYWARFGNRFYVAGDTAHRDKDGYFWVMGRADDVLKVSGHRLGTAEIESAFVANPRVAEAAVVGRPHDIKGEAICAYVVMKGERPTGAAAEAMAHELREWVGREIGAIAKPDDIRFADNLPKTRSGKIMRRLLRAVARGEEITQDVSTLENPAILEQLRGEA; from the coding sequence ATGACCGACAGGAAGAGCCTCGATTCCATCCTCCAGGAACGCCGCGTGTTTCCGCCGGGCGCGGAGTTCACCGCCCGCGCGCGCATCAAGCCCGCCGACCGCGAGCGCCTGGTGGCCGAGGCCCGCGCCGACCACGAAGGCTTCTGGGGCCGCATCGCCCGCGAGACGCTCGGCTGGCACAAGCCCTTCAGCGTCACGCTCGAGCAGGCCGGCGCACCCAACTACCGCTGGTTCACCGACGGCGAGATCAACGCGTCCTGGAACTGCCTGGACGCCCACCTGCGCGAGCGGGGCGACAAGACCGCAATCATCTTCGAGTCCGAGCCCGGCGAGGTCCGGCGCCTGAGCTACCGCGAGCTGGCGGCGGAAGTCTGCCGCCTGGCCAATGCGCTGAAGGCCAGCGGCATCGCCGCCGGCGACCGTGTCGTGATCTACATGCCCATGGTGCCGGAGGCGATCATCGCCATGCTGGCCTGTGCGCGCATCGGTGCGGTGCACTCGGTGGTATTCGGCGGTTTCTCGGTGCGCTCCCTGCGCGATCGCATCGAGGACGCGGGCGCGCGCCTGCTCATCACCGCCGACGGCGGACACCGCGCCGGCAAGCTGGTGGAACTGAAGGCCGCCGCCGACGAGGCGCTGGCGGGCGCCTGCCCCAGCATCGAGAAGCTGATCGTGCTGCGCCACGCCGGCTGTCCGGTGGACATGAAGCCGGGCCGCGATGTCTGGTGGTCCGACGCCGTGGCGGGCCAGGCGGCGAGCTGCGCGCCGGTGTTCGTGCCGAGCGAGCACCCGCTGTTCCTGCTCTATACCTCGGGCTCCACCGGCAGGCCCAAGGGCATCCAGCACTCCACCGCCGGCTTCCTGCTCGGCGCCAAGCTGACCACGCTCTGGGCCTTCGACCTGCGCGACGACGATGTCTTCTGGTGCACGGCGGACATCGGCTGGGTCACCGGGCACACCTACGTGGCCTACGGGCCGCTGGCCGCCGGCGCCACCGTGGTGATCTACGAGGGCGCGCCGGTGCATCCCGACGCCGGCCGCTTCTGGAGCATCTGCCAGCGCCACGGCGTGACCATCTTCTATACGGCACCGACGGCCATCCGCGCCCTCATGAAGTACGGCGAGGAGATCCCCGCGAAGTACGACCTGTCGAAGATCCGCCTCCTCGGCTCGGTGGGCGAGCCGATCAACCCGGAGGCCTGGATCTGGTACCACCGCAATATCGGCAGGGAACGCTGTCCGGTGGTGGACACCTGGTGGCAGACCGAGACCGGGGCGACACTGATCGCGCCGCTGCCGGGCGCGGTGGCCGCCAAGCCCGGCTCCTGCACCCTGCCGCTGCCCGGCATCGAGGCCGCGGTGGTGGACGATGACGGCAACGAGATCGACGACCCGAACCGCGGCGGACATCTGGTCATCCGCAAGCCCTGGCCCTTCATGCTGCGCACCATCTGGGGCGACAACGAGCGCTATCTCGCCACCTACTGGGCACGCTTCGGCAACCGTTTCTACGTCGCCGGCGACACCGCGCACCGTGACAAGGACGGCTACTTCTGGGTCATGGGCCGCGCCGACGACGTACTCAAGGTGTCCGGCCACCGCCTCGGCACCGCCGAGATCGAATCCGCCTTCGTCGCCAACCCGCGGGTGGCCGAGGCCGCCGTGGTGGGCCGGCCGCACGACATCAAGGGCGAGGCCATCTGCGCCTACGTGGTGATGAAGGGCGAGCGGCCCACCGGTGCCGCCGCCGAGGCCATGGCCCACGAGCTGCGCGAGTGGGTCGGCCGGGAGATCGGCGCCATCGCCAAGCCCGACGACATCCGCTTCGCCGACAACCTGCCGAAGACCCGCTCCGGCAAGATCATGCGCCGGCTGCTGCGCGCCGTCGCCCGCGGCGAGGAGATCACCCAGGACGTGTCCACGCTGGAGAACCCGGCGATCCTCGAGCAGCTGCGCGGGGAGGCGTAG
- a CDS encoding energy transducer TonB, with amino-acid sequence MRFDKLAGPALVLLPVLLLGAAADPGAGPEESAADDGEEAGAALLMGRPPALLLEGGTAAQRVPESTKVRYPPYALRLGQEGWVQMSFCVSPAGEVIDPVVEQSSGGEVFEQAALEGLRGSRFVPATWQGQPVLQCATRVLFQFKIAGQTGGRRSFLRAYRGVNALLSAGRLDEAQARLDTLRDEGGWNLYESSWLKLLQGNVQQRRGDLDDAMHSVSAGIAGKGKYIERQAYRIAVVQLFKLQVATRHYREALDTWADIQELNPALDDPEVDRLAREVRSRIDSPQYLEFSGEIRRRANPDEDHPHWQHALLRRKFGFEAVEGKVDEFELRCDWRRVRAPVSTEVVLELPASWGNCDVFVFGDAGAKLKLVEYPIAATSQTPPPGP; translated from the coding sequence ATGCGCTTCGACAAGCTGGCCGGGCCCGCTCTGGTGCTGCTCCCAGTCCTGCTGCTGGGGGCAGCCGCCGACCCCGGTGCCGGCCCCGAAGAGTCCGCAGCCGATGACGGCGAGGAGGCCGGCGCTGCCTTGCTGATGGGGCGCCCGCCTGCGCTGCTGCTTGAGGGAGGCACGGCCGCGCAGCGCGTGCCCGAAAGCACGAAGGTCCGGTATCCGCCATACGCCCTGCGGCTTGGCCAGGAGGGCTGGGTGCAGATGAGCTTCTGCGTCTCTCCCGCGGGCGAGGTGATCGACCCGGTCGTGGAGCAGTCGAGCGGCGGCGAGGTTTTCGAGCAGGCCGCACTGGAAGGCCTGCGTGGTTCGCGATTCGTGCCCGCCACCTGGCAGGGCCAGCCAGTGCTCCAATGCGCGACCCGGGTTCTGTTCCAGTTCAAGATTGCGGGACAGACCGGAGGGCGCCGGTCGTTCCTGCGGGCATACCGGGGCGTGAATGCGCTGTTGTCTGCCGGTCGTCTGGATGAAGCGCAGGCCCGCCTCGACACACTGCGCGATGAAGGGGGCTGGAACCTCTATGAATCCTCGTGGCTGAAGCTGCTGCAGGGTAACGTCCAGCAGCGACGAGGAGACCTCGATGACGCCATGCACAGCGTGAGTGCAGGTATCGCTGGCAAGGGCAAGTACATCGAGCGCCAGGCCTATCGGATCGCCGTCGTGCAGTTGTTCAAGCTGCAGGTGGCCACCCGGCACTACCGGGAGGCACTGGATACCTGGGCCGATATCCAGGAGCTCAATCCCGCGCTCGATGATCCCGAGGTCGACAGGCTGGCACGGGAAGTGCGCAGCCGCATCGATTCACCGCAATACCTCGAGTTCTCGGGGGAGATCCGCCGTCGCGCGAACCCCGATGAGGATCACCCCCACTGGCAGCACGCCCTCCTGCGCCGCAAGTTCGGCTTCGAGGCTGTGGAGGGCAAAGTTGACGAGTTCGAACTGCGCTGCGACTGGAGGCGGGTTCGCGCCCCGGTCAGTACCGAGGTGGTACTGGAACTGCCCGCCAGCTGGGGCAATTGTGATGTGTTCGTCTTCGGCGATGCCGGTGCGAAGCTGAAGCTCGTCGAATATCCAATAGCCGCCACCAGCCAGACCCCGCCACCCGGCCCATGA
- a CDS encoding NAD(P)H-binding protein has product MTAASGRLGHATLRALVREVGAASVVGVARRPARIAVPGIETRSGDYQSVRSMEAALEGIDALVMISAPVTPGTDRLALHRNAIAGATRAGVKTTLYTSVIGSDGAKGTLFKPMHGLNRQTEAELRASGMQWIVARNGLYMELDLEHIIRAGAQGGVYRNPGGPGRAPYITIDELAFGAARLVTGAAPAGRVYNLCGECATQAELVALANAVFGLAVAYDTESDEDCIARFLRVYPERGEDVARMLTGCFQCIRNGAFDVPSDFAAATGRPCRSLRQMMEDCRSKRATG; this is encoded by the coding sequence GTGACTGCCGCGTCCGGGCGGCTGGGCCACGCGACGCTCCGCGCGCTGGTCCGTGAGGTCGGTGCCGCAAGCGTGGTCGGTGTCGCGCGCAGGCCGGCACGCATCGCCGTGCCGGGCATCGAGACCCGCAGCGGCGACTACCAGTCCGTCCGGTCCATGGAGGCAGCGCTCGAAGGCATCGATGCGCTGGTGATGATTTCCGCGCCGGTGACGCCGGGCACCGATCGCCTGGCCCTGCACCGCAACGCCATCGCCGGCGCCACCCGCGCCGGGGTGAAGACCACCCTCTACACCAGCGTGATCGGCAGCGACGGCGCGAAAGGGACGCTGTTCAAGCCCATGCATGGCCTCAACCGCCAGACCGAGGCGGAGCTGCGCGCCTCCGGCATGCAATGGATCGTCGCCCGCAACGGCCTGTACATGGAGCTCGACCTGGAGCACATCATCCGCGCCGGCGCGCAAGGCGGCGTGTACCGCAATCCGGGCGGGCCCGGGCGGGCGCCCTACATCACCATCGACGAGCTGGCCTTCGGTGCCGCGCGGCTGGTGACGGGCGCGGCACCAGCCGGTCGGGTCTACAACCTCTGCGGCGAGTGCGCGACCCAGGCGGAGCTGGTGGCTCTCGCCAATGCGGTGTTCGGGCTCGCGGTGGCCTACGACACCGAGAGCGACGAGGACTGCATCGCCCGGTTCCTGCGCGTCTACCCGGAACGCGGCGAGGACGTGGCGCGCATGCTGACCGGCTGCTTCCAGTGCATCCGCAACGGCGCCTTCGATGTGCCGTCGGACTTCGCCGCCGCCACCGGGCGTCCCTGCCGCTCCCTGCGCCAGATGATGGAAGACTGCCGGAGCAAGCGCGCCACCGGCTGA
- the mshL gene encoding pilus (MSHA type) biogenesis protein MshL, producing the protein MIYGRKGIPAAASLPQRLLLTLLAAGITLLAGCGPLTKYDPDPGHLESADARQGIPEPVGQVPLPPPPKPAQRPETFSVVVTDLPVRDVLFALARDAGINVDIHGDIQGRVTMNAIDQTLVQLLDRISRQVSLRYQLESGSLVVMPDAPFWRNYAVDYVNLARTSEGEVSVATQVATTGGADVGSAASGSGTSSGTSSGGSGDEGEGNTSRTKVKSTSDNSFWATLAANVRQLVTGQSASGGAGGEAGATAAADPVVANPVAGIISVLATQARHAQVQAYLDHVTTNAKRQVLIEVTVVEVNLSDAYQAGVDWSKVSSAGGAGKDGISMLSTMLGSNLASPPVFTMTYNNFDADGSGFSAAVKLLAQFGDTKVLSSPRIMALNNQTALLKVVDERVYFSLKQDTVEGTDNNNPRTIITSEIHTVPVGFVMSVTPQINPNGNVSLNVRPTLTRILGFATDPAPQLMGADFENLVPEIHVNEIESLLEVADGQTVVLGGLMTDELQKNRDEIPLLGRLPGIGNLFSYRDDAVRKSELVLFLRPTVIRSAGVGAPAVARAALPTSLDAPGLPSLVRQP; encoded by the coding sequence ATGATCTATGGGCGCAAGGGCATTCCTGCCGCGGCATCCCTGCCGCAGCGCTTGCTGCTGACGCTGCTGGCGGCGGGCATCACCCTGCTCGCCGGCTGCGGGCCGCTGACGAAATACGATCCCGACCCCGGGCACCTGGAGTCCGCCGACGCCAGGCAGGGCATACCGGAGCCGGTGGGCCAGGTGCCGCTGCCGCCACCGCCGAAGCCGGCGCAGCGCCCGGAGACCTTCAGCGTCGTCGTCACCGACCTGCCGGTGCGCGACGTGCTCTTCGCTCTGGCGCGCGATGCCGGCATCAATGTCGACATCCACGGCGACATCCAGGGCCGCGTCACCATGAACGCCATCGACCAGACGCTGGTGCAGCTGCTCGATCGCATCTCCCGGCAGGTGAGCCTGCGCTACCAGCTCGAATCCGGCAGCCTGGTGGTGATGCCGGACGCGCCGTTCTGGCGCAACTACGCGGTCGACTACGTCAACCTGGCGCGCACCAGCGAGGGCGAGGTCAGCGTGGCCACGCAGGTGGCCACCACCGGCGGTGCCGACGTCGGTTCGGCAGCCTCCGGTTCCGGCACCAGCTCCGGCACCAGCTCCGGCGGCAGTGGCGACGAGGGCGAGGGCAACACCTCCCGCACCAAGGTGAAGAGCACTTCGGACAACAGCTTCTGGGCCACGCTGGCGGCGAACGTCCGCCAGCTCGTCACCGGCCAGTCCGCGAGCGGCGGGGCCGGCGGCGAGGCCGGCGCGACGGCAGCCGCTGACCCGGTGGTCGCCAATCCCGTCGCCGGCATCATCAGCGTCCTGGCGACCCAGGCCCGGCATGCCCAGGTGCAGGCCTATCTCGACCATGTGACGACCAATGCCAAGCGCCAGGTGCTGATCGAGGTCACCGTGGTGGAGGTGAACCTCAGCGATGCCTACCAGGCAGGGGTCGACTGGTCCAAGGTTTCTTCCGCGGGCGGCGCCGGCAAGGACGGCATTTCGATGTTGTCGACCATGCTCGGCAGCAACCTGGCGTCGCCGCCGGTCTTCACCATGACCTACAACAACTTCGACGCCGACGGCAGCGGTTTCTCCGCGGCGGTGAAACTGCTGGCGCAGTTCGGCGACACCAAGGTGCTGTCGAGTCCGCGGATCATGGCGCTGAACAACCAGACCGCGCTGCTCAAGGTCGTGGACGAGCGGGTCTATTTCAGCCTCAAGCAGGATACGGTGGAAGGCACCGACAACAACAACCCGCGCACCATCATCACCAGCGAGATCCACACCGTGCCGGTGGGCTTCGTCATGAGCGTGACGCCGCAGATCAACCCCAACGGCAATGTCAGCCTCAATGTCCGCCCGACGCTGACGCGCATCCTCGGTTTCGCGACGGATCCGGCGCCGCAGCTGATGGGCGCGGACTTCGAGAACCTCGTGCCGGAAATCCACGTCAACGAGATCGAGTCGCTCCTCGAGGTGGCCGACGGCCAGACCGTGGTTCTCGGCGGCCTGATGACCGACGAGCTGCAGAAGAACCGCGACGAGATCCCGCTGCTCGGCCGCCTGCCGGGCATCGGCAACCTGTTCTCCTACCGCGACGATGCCGTGCGCAAGAGCGAGCTGGTGCTGTTCCTGCGCCCGACGGTGATCCGCAGCGCCGGCGTCGGTGCGCCGGCGGTGGCCCGGGCCGCACTGCCCACCTCGCTGGATGCGCCGGGCCTGCCGTCCCTGGTACGCCAGCCGTGA
- a CDS encoding tetratricopeptide repeat protein: MSTLLDVLHKRPSRAQLAATAPAPEADEPAAGQPQEATLSLAPEGDEAGDTQGFSRRWTDDREPPATPAPAPAAEPVMTRAMTLPPAARGRLGPVAVVAIAGLACIGWLAWQYFRTPDAAAVVEEEATAAASDAAPADTAALAPPPAAPARGTTRRHPARAAVPAQPGPVLAWYDQPALPAEDGAAQAAPASTDTEIRITRGTRPDPAFERLSAAYQALVAGDAAAAESTYREVLAADAGNIDALLGLGTLAAQAGRHAEAREQFRRVRQLDPKNAAAAAALSALPGEAGIDAGESQLKVLLAEQPGSAGLHFALALQYVAGQRWPDAQLEFFEALRLAPRNPDYAFNLAVSLDRLGQVQPAASYYQRAIELATGGQQFDIDTARARLASLRGPGG; encoded by the coding sequence GTGAGCACTCTGCTCGACGTCCTGCACAAGCGCCCGTCGCGCGCGCAGCTCGCCGCCACGGCGCCAGCACCGGAAGCGGACGAGCCCGCGGCCGGGCAGCCGCAGGAGGCCACGCTCAGCCTTGCGCCCGAGGGCGACGAGGCGGGCGACACGCAGGGTTTCTCGCGCCGCTGGACCGATGATCGCGAGCCGCCGGCCACACCGGCGCCGGCACCGGCGGCGGAGCCGGTCATGACGAGAGCCATGACGCTGCCGCCCGCCGCCCGCGGGCGCCTGGGTCCGGTGGCCGTGGTGGCGATCGCGGGGCTGGCCTGCATCGGCTGGCTGGCCTGGCAGTACTTCCGCACGCCGGATGCGGCGGCGGTGGTGGAGGAAGAGGCGACCGCGGCCGCAAGCGACGCCGCCCCCGCCGACACCGCGGCCCTGGCACCGCCGCCGGCGGCGCCAGCCCGCGGCACGACGCGCCGCCACCCGGCGAGGGCCGCGGTCCCGGCGCAGCCCGGGCCGGTGCTCGCCTGGTATGACCAGCCCGCCCTGCCCGCCGAGGACGGCGCAGCCCAGGCGGCACCCGCCAGCACCGACACGGAAATCCGCATCACGCGCGGCACCCGGCCGGACCCCGCCTTCGAGCGCCTTTCCGCCGCCTACCAGGCTCTGGTGGCGGGTGATGCGGCCGCCGCCGAGTCGACGTACCGCGAGGTCCTGGCCGCCGATGCGGGAAACATCGATGCGCTCCTCGGCCTGGGTACCCTGGCCGCACAGGCCGGGCGCCATGCGGAGGCACGCGAGCAGTTCCGCCGCGTCCGGCAGCTCGATCCGAAGAATGCCGCGGCAGCCGCCGCGTTGTCGGCGCTCCCCGGCGAGGCCGGCATCGATGCCGGCGAAAGCCAGCTCAAGGTGCTTCTGGCCGAGCAGCCCGGCTCGGCGGGTCTGCATTTCGCGCTGGCGCTGCAGTATGTCGCCGGGCAACGCTGGCCGGATGCCCAGCTGGAGTTCTTCGAGGCCCTGCGTCTGGCGCCGCGCAACCCGGACTATGCGTTCAACCTCGCCGTGAGCCTGGACCGGCTGGGACAGGTGCAGCCTGCCGCCAGCTACTACCAGCGCGCCATCGAGCTGGCTACCGGCGGCCAGCAGTTCGACATCGACACCGCGCGCGCCCGCCTCGCGAGCCTGCGCGGGCCGGGTGGCTGA